From Verrucomicrobia bacterium S94, the proteins below share one genomic window:
- a CDS encoding ankyrin repeat domain-containing protein, with protein MSIIKHIFLVISLMLIGYAPVTSLSAENIGGVDCASIQDEYRRLVEIAQNEDAFALGVFMVEQMILSGEDVPDEIQEKIRIGDPFLQQGSGLRLRTIFDLKFKSAVGVGLKNIKSEHIVAEVVDANFEDKVLVRFSYLGQPLETQYYSLRNGEIDPFSGILPEEEKVLRREKKHQLEQLIRAIEREDWEAFIALLDNGAPLWSEDGNNPLVAAIAFDHPDYTQELINRGADPDWWMNLGISIHEYAYRMKAIPHLKIMGKYELYEEKLAENVLTAEGERPAYLIGNWSHGTEMAESTVSLQSNGTGFLIQAVMGGANVCGILMVMR; from the coding sequence ATGTCGATTATAAAGCACATATTCTTAGTTATTTCTTTAATGCTTATAGGGTATGCTCCGGTTACATCTCTGTCTGCGGAGAACATTGGCGGTGTGGATTGTGCATCTATACAGGATGAGTATAGAAGACTTGTTGAAATTGCCCAGAATGAGGATGCTTTCGCATTAGGAGTTTTCATGGTGGAGCAGATGATATTAAGCGGAGAGGATGTTCCGGATGAAATTCAGGAGAAAATCAGAATCGGTGATCCATTCCTTCAACAGGGTTCTGGTCTCAGGCTTAGAACTATTTTTGATTTAAAATTCAAATCTGCCGTAGGGGTCGGTTTAAAAAATATTAAGTCAGAACATATTGTAGCCGAAGTGGTTGATGCAAACTTTGAGGACAAAGTCCTTGTCCGGTTCAGTTATTTGGGTCAGCCGTTGGAAACTCAGTATTATTCTCTGAGAAATGGAGAAATTGACCCTTTTTCAGGTATTCTGCCTGAAGAGGAGAAAGTTCTTCGCAGGGAAAAAAAGCATCAGTTGGAACAGCTGATTCGGGCCATAGAGAGAGAGGATTGGGAGGCGTTTATCGCCTTATTGGACAACGGGGCTCCGTTGTGGTCTGAAGACGGGAATAACCCTCTGGTTGCCGCGATAGCTTTCGATCACCCGGATTATACTCAGGAGCTTATAAATCGAGGGGCAGATCCGGATTGGTGGATGAATCTGGGCATTTCGATTCATGAATATGCTTACAGGATGAAAGCGATACCCCATCTTAAAATTATGGGGAAATATGAACTGTATGAAGAAAAACTGGCTGAAAATGTGCTGACAGCCGAAGGTGAAAGACCTGCTTATTTAATTGGAAACTGGTCGCATGGAACTGAAATGGCGGAGTCGACTGTTTCCTTGCAAAGTAATGGCACGGGTTTCCTTATCCAGGCGGTCATGGGGGGCGCAAATGTCTGTGGGATACTGATGGTAATGAGGTAA
- a CDS encoding transposase: MLSLTGSLRVFLAVEPVDLRKSFNGLHTVVLEQLKEDPCSGALFVFTNRRRTLIKSLYWDGTGMWVMIKRLEQGRFTWPKGVTGDDKKLELAPESLSLLLDGVDLRRGSLKPWYQR; the protein is encoded by the coding sequence ATGCTGAGCCTAACAGGATCGCTGCGGGTGTTTCTTGCCGTGGAGCCGGTTGATTTGCGGAAGAGTTTTAACGGGTTGCATACCGTTGTGCTCGAACAACTGAAGGAAGATCCCTGTTCCGGGGCGTTGTTTGTTTTTACGAACCGGCGAAGAACCTTGATCAAATCGCTTTACTGGGATGGAACGGGAATGTGGGTGATGATTAAGCGGTTGGAGCAGGGGCGCTTTACCTGGCCGAAAGGCGTAACGGGCGATGATAAAAAGCTGGAGCTTGCCCCGGAATCCCTATCGCTTCTACTGGACGGAGTGGATCTCAGACGCGGCTCTCTCAAGCCGTGGTATCAGCGATAA
- a CDS encoding IS66 family transposase: MHPMDFNRENFDLLLEKSASFEALESESEQLKSKIKILEEKVQYLLKKLFGRSSEKLSPDQMELAFEELYALQKQLEEAEESADEMPQPEDPKDSRRGKRKPLKERVPEDLPVERVVIIPDEVQEEPELYKKIGEETVEELDVVPSRYFRRIIVREKYVLIDDREAAPVIAPAPERLIQNSYASAGLIAQIILNKYCDHLPLYRQEWILKYRYDIEVSRKTMGNWMYLTANWLTMIYESLRNEIRQSGYIQADETVIKHQDKQKDYCPNGYLWVYHSPGVGALFEWFASRANECLDGMLTDFSGYLQSDGYEAYPCWLNKPDHTEEKESIIHAGCWAHARRKFVEAGDSISRKIVKHIAKLYRIETDLRKTPELDRSAVRQKDASPILEKLKTILEREKTRQLPKSKLGEAIRYTLSRWDSLTHYVDHSRLEIDNNLVENAIRPTAIGKKNFLFFGSPDSGQTSAVIYSLVETCRKLDINPADYLREVLDALPTMDSRDAPDWTPAQWKARRENAEPAPSSKTLSASREAA; this comes from the coding sequence ATGCATCCCATGGATTTTAATCGGGAAAACTTCGATCTGCTGCTGGAGAAGAGCGCTTCTTTTGAAGCGCTCGAATCCGAAAGTGAGCAGCTTAAATCCAAAATAAAAATCCTGGAAGAGAAGGTTCAGTATCTGCTGAAGAAACTGTTCGGGCGCAGTTCGGAAAAACTGAGTCCGGATCAGATGGAGCTGGCCTTTGAAGAACTCTACGCATTGCAGAAGCAGCTGGAGGAGGCCGAAGAGTCGGCGGATGAGATGCCGCAACCGGAGGATCCAAAAGACTCTCGTCGCGGGAAACGTAAACCACTGAAAGAACGGGTGCCGGAAGATCTGCCTGTTGAACGGGTTGTGATCATTCCGGATGAAGTACAGGAAGAACCGGAGCTCTATAAGAAAATTGGCGAAGAAACGGTTGAAGAACTCGACGTGGTTCCGTCCCGTTACTTTCGTCGTATTATTGTCCGCGAAAAATATGTCCTGATCGATGATCGTGAAGCCGCTCCGGTGATTGCCCCGGCCCCGGAGCGACTGATTCAAAACAGCTATGCCTCAGCCGGACTCATCGCACAGATTATTCTGAACAAATACTGCGACCATCTTCCCCTGTATCGACAGGAATGGATTTTAAAGTATCGGTACGATATCGAAGTCAGTCGGAAAACGATGGGCAACTGGATGTATCTGACGGCCAATTGGCTGACGATGATTTATGAATCCCTTCGAAATGAAATTCGACAAAGTGGATATATTCAGGCCGACGAAACTGTTATCAAGCATCAGGACAAGCAAAAGGACTACTGTCCTAACGGATACCTATGGGTTTATCACAGCCCGGGGGTCGGCGCGCTGTTCGAATGGTTCGCAAGCCGGGCCAATGAGTGTCTGGACGGAATGCTCACGGATTTTTCCGGCTATCTGCAAAGCGACGGCTACGAAGCGTATCCATGCTGGTTGAATAAACCGGACCACACTGAAGAAAAAGAATCCATCATCCATGCAGGGTGCTGGGCCCATGCACGTCGCAAGTTCGTAGAGGCCGGCGACTCCATCTCGCGCAAAATCGTCAAACACATCGCCAAGCTCTACCGCATCGAAACCGACCTGCGGAAGACGCCTGAACTCGACCGATCCGCAGTTCGTCAGAAGGACGCATCACCCATCCTGGAAAAACTGAAAACCATTCTGGAGCGAGAAAAGACACGTCAGCTCCCGAAAAGCAAACTCGGCGAAGCCATTCGCTACACTCTGAGCCGGTGGGACAGCCTCACTCATTATGTCGATCACAGCCGCCTGGAAATCGACAACAACCTCGTGGAGAATGCCATCCGGCCCACGGCCATCGGCAAGAAGAACTTCCTGTTCTTCGGCAGCCCGGACTCCGGACAGACCAGCGCAGTCATTTACAGCCTGGTCGAAACCTGTCGCAAACTCGATATCAACCCCGCCGACTATCTGAGAGAAGTCCTGGACGCCCTGCCGACCATGGACAGTCGGGATGCCCCCGACTGGACGCCAGCCCAATGGAAGGCGCGCCGGGAAAACGCCGAACCTGCTCCATCATCCAAGACCTTATCAGCATCTCGCGAGGCTGCATAG
- a CDS encoding ISL3 family transposase yields the protein MINAPGNLSVMCGLPELHNTEEVCPVRIQTLLNRVHPLKSFVYSACRLELRNAGPALVAEIRPRLNGKVLCSGCGKPRKCYDRQSVRQFEFVPLWNIPVQLEYRMRRVNCPECGVKVEKVPWADGKSHTTKAFQLFLARWARRLSWKETAESFHTSWDTVYRSVKAIVNYGLAHRNLDGVMAIGVDEIQYGKGHQYLTVVYQIDAGMRRLLFVGKDRTAKTLLRIFRAFGRDRCARLEFVCSDMWRAYLKVIAKKAPQALHVLDRFHIIQHLNKAVNQVRIDEVKRLRQEGCDDEVLKHTKYCLLKNPENLTEKQALKLNDVLTYDLKSVRAYLLKESFQLFWNYTSPYVSVFWITPYAASRDADKVLDDGAGSAFSRRAFHWAGVQSGASRLSMVGRASRTSLR from the coding sequence ATGATTAACGCACCGGGCAACTTATCTGTAATGTGTGGTCTACCAGAACTGCACAACACAGAAGAGGTATGCCCGGTGCGAATCCAGACCCTACTCAACAGAGTTCATCCGCTCAAATCATTTGTTTACTCCGCCTGCCGTCTGGAACTGCGTAATGCCGGTCCGGCGTTGGTGGCGGAAATCAGGCCCCGACTCAACGGCAAGGTGCTTTGCTCGGGGTGCGGCAAGCCAAGGAAATGCTACGACCGCCAATCGGTGCGGCAATTCGAATTCGTTCCGCTTTGGAATATTCCCGTCCAACTTGAATACCGAATGCGCCGAGTCAACTGCCCCGAATGCGGTGTAAAGGTCGAAAAGGTTCCGTGGGCGGATGGAAAGTCGCATACAACCAAAGCGTTTCAGCTGTTTCTTGCCCGCTGGGCACGCAGACTCTCGTGGAAGGAAACCGCCGAATCGTTCCACACAAGCTGGGACACGGTCTACCGCTCGGTCAAAGCCATTGTCAACTATGGGCTGGCGCACCGCAACCTTGACGGCGTGATGGCCATCGGCGTGGACGAAATCCAATACGGCAAGGGACACCAATACCTTACCGTGGTCTACCAGATCGATGCGGGGATGCGCCGCCTGCTGTTCGTCGGTAAAGACCGTACGGCCAAAACCCTGCTGCGGATCTTCCGGGCCTTCGGCCGGGATCGCTGCGCCCGGCTGGAGTTCGTCTGCTCCGACATGTGGAGGGCCTACCTCAAGGTCATCGCTAAAAAGGCCCCGCAGGCATTGCATGTGCTCGACCGCTTCCACATCATTCAGCATCTGAACAAAGCCGTGAACCAGGTTCGTATCGACGAGGTCAAACGCTTACGGCAGGAGGGCTGCGATGACGAGGTGCTTAAACATACGAAATACTGCCTGCTCAAAAACCCGGAAAACCTCACCGAGAAACAGGCACTCAAACTCAATGATGTGCTCACCTACGACCTGAAGAGCGTCCGGGCCTATCTGCTCAAGGAAAGCTTCCAGCTCTTCTGGAACTACACGAGCCCATACGTAAGCGTCTTTTGGATCACCCCCTATGCAGCCTCGCGAGATGCTGATAAGGTCTTGGATGATGGAGCAGGTTCGGCGTTTTCCCGGCGCGCCTTCCATTGGGCTGGCGTCCAGTCGGGGGCATCCCGACTGTCCATGGTCGGCAGGGCGTCCAGGACTTCTCTCAGATAG
- a CDS encoding formylglycine-generating enzyme family protein: MTGRSEYGNILRKVKSEGPFYVGKYEVTQEQWEHVMGYNPSCEKCRDPKLPVNNVLWDECERFVEKLCELEGVAPGTYRLLYLSEWNVVARGGTRSKFYFGEWVNTGFANIRPVVSKNGVHEKGINHIVYPGQYPPNAWGLYDLYGNVEEYVLSSGEILGKKTAWGKQPYATAYSTLGGSFSCSSLNYEGGSGKVRYDQRKCGVGFRIMRISPLVYREGYSFGSDYVGGQHIKTEYWRDMAEASVASYDEALEIIQKLEKSSRTQSPSSRERMIAALFLSLSGINDVFSAVKEPLMDKADMLIRELPYEAASSINILQLGMRACNEQGDSAINPEKEGSEQKQIQEMIAEKYLLPVEVEANQIHFRLIPPGGIQLGSAEKLSTENPSFLKPTFRTFEKPFYCGKYEITQGDWERVMGTKAPFNKFGGKKENDFPVRKIYFYDAQEFVRMLCIKEGVPIGTYRLLTEAEWEYACRAGEDDCDNIKNIGELGWFAENSGIKRKKVGTKNPNSWGLYDMQGNCWEWCISPHDDEQKFYRIVRGGSAYYPSKYANPSIYYKVNYNSREDYIGFRIMRIVPDNFLKKKARERSGAPENTE, encoded by the coding sequence ATGACCGGGCGAAGTGAATATGGAAATATTCTGCGTAAAGTTAAATCAGAAGGGCCTTTCTATGTGGGGAAATATGAAGTCACCCAAGAACAATGGGAACATGTGATGGGATATAACCCATCGTGTGAAAAGTGTAGGGATCCCAAGCTTCCCGTCAACAATGTGCTTTGGGATGAATGCGAGCGATTCGTTGAAAAGCTCTGTGAATTGGAGGGGGTTGCTCCGGGGACTTATCGTTTGCTCTATCTATCAGAATGGAATGTTGTTGCTCGGGGAGGGACTCGGTCAAAGTTTTATTTTGGAGAATGGGTCAATACCGGATTTGCCAACATCAGACCGGTCGTTTCAAAAAATGGAGTTCATGAGAAAGGGATTAATCATATTGTGTATCCCGGACAGTATCCGCCCAATGCGTGGGGGTTATATGATTTGTACGGGAACGTAGAAGAATACGTGCTTTCTTCCGGTGAAATCCTCGGGAAAAAAACGGCCTGGGGGAAACAGCCCTATGCTACAGCTTATTCCACGTTGGGCGGTAGTTTTAGCTGCTCCTCCCTTAATTATGAAGGGGGGAGCGGAAAGGTTCGGTATGATCAGCGAAAATGCGGGGTGGGTTTTAGAATAATGCGGATATCGCCTTTAGTTTATAGGGAAGGTTATTCGTTTGGAAGTGATTATGTTGGCGGGCAGCATATCAAAACTGAATATTGGAGAGATATGGCTGAGGCCTCTGTTGCTTCATACGATGAAGCTCTCGAGATAATTCAGAAACTCGAGAAAAGTTCCAGAACTCAATCACCCTCATCAAGGGAGAGAATGATTGCAGCGTTGTTTCTTTCTCTATCCGGAATCAATGATGTTTTTTCTGCCGTTAAAGAACCTCTGATGGATAAAGCGGATATGTTGATCCGGGAACTGCCTTATGAAGCGGCTTCTTCTATTAATATTCTCCAACTTGGAATGCGTGCATGTAATGAACAGGGGGACTCCGCTATCAACCCTGAAAAGGAAGGTTCGGAGCAAAAACAGATCCAAGAGATGATTGCCGAAAAATATCTTCTTCCTGTGGAAGTAGAGGCAAACCAAATTCACTTTCGATTGATTCCTCCGGGAGGAATACAGCTTGGATCCGCTGAAAAATTGAGCACGGAAAACCCTTCCTTCCTGAAGCCGACCTTCCGAACGTTTGAGAAACCCTTCTATTGTGGAAAATATGAAATAACGCAGGGTGACTGGGAAAGAGTTATGGGGACGAAAGCTCCATTTAATAAGTTTGGAGGAAAGAAGGAAAACGACTTTCCTGTCCGAAAGATTTATTTTTATGATGCTCAGGAATTTGTGCGAATGCTCTGCATAAAAGAGGGAGTGCCCATTGGGACGTATAGGCTTCTGACAGAGGCGGAATGGGAGTATGCCTGCCGGGCTGGTGAAGATGATTGTGATAACATAAAGAATATTGGGGAATTGGGGTGGTTTGCAGAAAACAGTGGGATAAAACGGAAAAAGGTTGGAACCAAGAATCCCAATTCATGGGGACTATATGATATGCAGGGAAACTGTTGGGAATGGTGTATATCTCCTCATGATGATGAACAAAAATTTTACCGAATTGTTCGGGGCGGTTCTGCTTATTATCCTTCAAAATATGCAAATCCATCCATCTATTACAAAGTCAATTACAATAGCAGAGAAGATTATATTGGATTTAGGATTATGAGAATTGTACCGGACAATTTTCTTAAAAAGAAAGCTAGAGAAAGAAGTGGAGCTCCTGAAAACACTGAATGA
- a CDS encoding HAD family hydrolase: MNRLEDIILKNCGPLSPIPTGIEPQLNKIDGVKAVLFDVYGTLIISGSGDVGTATATDTAEALTQALVVSGFEGEPEQAGVIGKDLMKTEIQEWHKAGKEAGADFPEVEITKVWKKIIEKLSQTEALRAHDVSVERIRRLGLEYECRVNPVFPMPGSTELLNGLKQRGLPMGIVSNAQYYTPIIFSAFFKRSLEEIGFDPACCIWSYKELKAKPSADLFPKAGKFLEQNHGIKLSETVYVGNDMLNDMYTAKEAGCKTVLFAGDKRSLRLRETDDRCKNLKPDAIITSLNQILEIIAPSPEPG, translated from the coding sequence ATGAACAGACTCGAAGACATTATTCTCAAAAACTGCGGGCCATTGTCGCCCATCCCTACCGGAATCGAACCGCAGCTGAACAAGATCGACGGTGTAAAGGCTGTGCTGTTCGATGTCTATGGCACATTAATCATTTCAGGTTCCGGCGACGTCGGCACGGCAACCGCAACCGATACCGCGGAAGCACTGACCCAGGCACTGGTGGTTTCCGGGTTCGAAGGAGAACCGGAACAGGCGGGTGTGATTGGAAAAGACCTGATGAAAACCGAAATTCAGGAATGGCATAAAGCCGGAAAAGAAGCCGGTGCTGATTTTCCGGAAGTTGAAATCACCAAAGTCTGGAAAAAAATCATTGAAAAACTCAGCCAGACAGAAGCGCTCCGGGCACACGATGTTTCCGTAGAACGTATCCGCCGACTCGGGCTTGAATATGAATGCCGCGTAAATCCGGTCTTCCCCATGCCTGGAAGCACTGAACTGCTCAACGGCCTGAAACAGCGCGGACTACCGATGGGCATTGTCTCAAACGCGCAATATTACACCCCCATCATTTTTTCCGCATTCTTTAAACGTTCTCTTGAGGAAATCGGCTTTGATCCGGCATGCTGCATCTGGTCATACAAAGAACTGAAGGCCAAACCCTCAGCAGACCTGTTTCCCAAAGCCGGGAAATTTCTTGAACAGAACCACGGTATAAAACTTTCGGAAACCGTCTATGTCGGCAACGATATGCTGAACGATATGTACACCGCAAAAGAAGCCGGCTGTAAAACCGTGCTGTTTGCCGGAGACAAACGTTCATTACGCCTGCGTGAAACAGACGACCGCTGCAAAAACCTGAAACCGGACGCCATCATCACCTCGTTGAATCAAATCCTCGAAATTATCGCCCCTTCCCCTGAGCCGGGATAA
- a CDS encoding sulfatase has product MKKTTLILLFSLACMANASSPNIIMIFADDMGYGDAGCYGYDNLVPTPNIDRLAKEGVRFTQGYVTASACGPSRYGLLSGMYQQKYGVQWNQDTWNDLKNGQTETIGNNRIPDGQLMMNQTLSRAGYVTGMSGKYNLPGYPDTTFDEYKWIMHFGGQYFPDENGHYAGVDEPVARGGHKRILWGPEREGDVYLTDRLGDHAVDFIERHKDEPFFYYLAFNAPHSPMQAKTSLKPKVAHLKTEATKMYGAMLISMDENVGKVLNKLDELGLTENTLVAFASDNGATFAYNVDWPEDWPKELLGSVGPLRGNKGSNYEGGNRVPYIIRWPGRLPAGQVYDHAVSTLDLYPTFCAAAEAEIPESTHLDGVNLLPFLKGEKTGRPHETLYWYHDNSGCVVQGDYKLLVWQDKHWLYNLTEDIGEQHDLAKTKPEIVERLMRKYRNFVDPLPPALNPAKR; this is encoded by the coding sequence ATGAAAAAAACAACCCTGATTCTCCTCTTTTCGCTGGCTTGTATGGCGAATGCCTCATCGCCCAATATCATCATGATTTTTGCCGATGACATGGGATACGGCGATGCCGGATGCTACGGATACGATAACCTCGTCCCGACACCGAACATCGACCGGCTGGCTAAAGAAGGCGTGCGTTTTACTCAGGGCTATGTCACCGCTTCGGCCTGCGGTCCAAGCCGCTACGGTTTACTCTCCGGTATGTATCAGCAGAAATACGGTGTTCAGTGGAATCAGGATACCTGGAATGACCTCAAAAACGGGCAAACGGAAACAATCGGAAACAACCGCATCCCTGACGGTCAGCTGATGATGAATCAGACGCTCAGCCGGGCCGGCTATGTGACCGGTATGTCGGGAAAATACAATCTCCCCGGTTACCCCGATACCACGTTTGATGAATATAAATGGATCATGCATTTCGGCGGACAGTATTTTCCCGATGAAAACGGACACTATGCCGGAGTCGATGAACCCGTCGCCCGCGGAGGACACAAACGTATTCTCTGGGGCCCTGAACGTGAGGGCGATGTTTACCTGACCGACCGGCTCGGCGATCATGCCGTCGATTTTATCGAACGGCATAAAGACGAACCGTTTTTCTACTATCTGGCCTTCAATGCTCCCCACTCGCCGATGCAGGCTAAAACCAGCCTGAAACCGAAAGTGGCGCACCTGAAAACCGAAGCCACGAAAATGTACGGAGCCATGCTGATTTCCATGGATGAAAACGTCGGCAAAGTACTGAATAAACTCGATGAACTCGGACTCACTGAAAACACCCTTGTCGCATTTGCGTCCGACAACGGCGCAACATTTGCCTACAATGTCGACTGGCCGGAAGACTGGCCGAAGGAACTGCTCGGCAGTGTTGGTCCCCTTCGCGGAAATAAAGGTTCAAACTATGAAGGCGGAAACCGGGTTCCCTACATCATCCGCTGGCCCGGCAGACTGCCGGCAGGGCAGGTTTATGATCACGCCGTCAGCACACTCGATTTATACCCCACCTTCTGCGCCGCGGCCGAAGCCGAAATTCCCGAATCCACCCATCTCGACGGAGTTAATCTGCTGCCTTTTCTGAAGGGAGAGAAAACAGGGCGTCCGCACGAAACCCTCTACTGGTATCACGACAACAGCGGCTGCGTGGTTCAGGGTGATTATAAACTGCTCGTCTGGCAGGATAAACACTGGCTATACAATCTGACCGAAGATATAGGCGAACAGCACGATCTCGCCAAAACCAAACCCGAAATAGTGGAGCGCCTCATGAGAAAATACCGTAATTTTGTTGATCCGCTCCCGCCGGCGCTCAATCCGGCTAAACGCTGA